One Ictalurus furcatus strain D&B chromosome 24, Billie_1.0, whole genome shotgun sequence DNA segment encodes these proteins:
- the LOC128600748 gene encoding interferon a3-like, with protein MKASRASSTCLAPCSLHNYFIYFVLMPFPVGLMTVLNVWVFIVIALNSWNCARACAWMKTQSKATLSNFQVLSTNSIVHLQQACRDAGHDHGHLIMEFPNKQYDLITHLQANDHILFILRTLKGVMRIYRRKSKEMNCDQHKLHIFLLEVDRQILELERCARYIVTDEVHKRMLKEMEIHFRSLVSHLRNTEYNAKSWNDVAGVILKHLQRLDLLATTTKTILN; from the exons ATGAAGGCGAGTAGAGCCAGTTCGACATGCTTGGCACCTTGCTCATTGCataattactttatttactttgtgCTTATGCCTTTTCCAGTCGGTTTAATGACAGTATTAAATGTGTGGGTGTTTATTGTCATTGCGCTCAACAGCTGGAACTGCGCGAGAGCATGCGCATGGATGAAGACACAGAGCAAAGCAACTCTCAGCAACTTTCAGGTTTTAAGCACCAACTCCATTGTGCATCTTCAGCAGGCG TGCAGAGATGCAGGACATGATCATGGACATCTTATCATGGAGTTCCCAAACAAACAATACGACCTCATAACTCATCTGCAG GCAAATGACCACATACTGTTCATTTTGCGGACTCTAAAGGGTGTTATGAGGATCTATAGGAGAAAATCTAAGGAGATGAACTGTGACCAACATAAACTGCATATTTTCCTGCTTGAAGTGGATCGTCAGATCTTGGAGCTGGAACGATGT GCGAGATATATAGTCACAGATGAAGTACACAAGAGAATGTTGAAGGAGATGGAAATTCACTTCAGAAGTCTGGTTTCTCATCTTAGAAATACA GAGTACAATGCGAAGAGCTGGAATGATGTTGCAGGAGTGATACTGAAACACCTTCAAAGACTTGACCTACTGGCCACCACAACTAAAACTATTCTAAACTAG